A stretch of Dietzia lutea DNA encodes these proteins:
- a CDS encoding NAD-dependent succinate-semialdehyde dehydrogenase: MTRSVTDIIAGLGTGVYVDGQWRDAASGATFDVVNPATGQTIATLADGGADDATAAISAAGRAQESWAAVPARERAEILRRAYELLVYRADEIALLMTSEMGKPLAEARGEVTYGAEFFRWFSEEASRIHGDARRSPDGKTRLMVTQEPVGPSILITPWNFPLAMATRKIGPAVAAGCTMVFKPANLTPLTSLYVVDVLREAGLPDGVLNVVCTTDAGGVVEPWIDSGIARKLSFTGSTPVGRKLLEQCSRGVLRTSMELGGNAPFVVCEDADMDTAVDAAMAAKMRNMGEACTSANRILVHRSVLDEFGRRLTERMAALTVGDGTAEGTDVGPLVEEKAVDKVAELVDDAVSRGAEVLTGGTRGEGPGFFYPPTVLTGVTPDARLMSTEIFGPVAALVPFDTDDEAVALANDTEYGLVSFVMTENLDRALTMSERLQAGMVGINVGVVSNPAAPFGGIKQSGLGREGGTTGIEEFLETKLVAIPVY; this comes from the coding sequence ATGACCCGCTCCGTCACCGACATCATCGCCGGACTCGGCACCGGCGTGTACGTGGACGGGCAGTGGCGCGACGCCGCCTCCGGCGCCACGTTCGACGTGGTCAACCCGGCCACCGGGCAGACCATCGCCACCCTCGCCGACGGCGGCGCCGACGACGCCACCGCCGCGATCTCCGCCGCCGGGCGGGCGCAGGAGAGCTGGGCCGCCGTCCCCGCGCGCGAGCGCGCCGAGATCCTGCGCCGCGCCTACGAGCTGCTGGTGTACCGGGCCGACGAGATCGCCCTGCTCATGACGAGTGAGATGGGCAAGCCGCTGGCCGAGGCGCGCGGCGAGGTCACCTACGGCGCCGAGTTCTTCCGCTGGTTCTCCGAGGAGGCCTCCCGGATCCACGGGGACGCCCGCCGCTCCCCCGACGGCAAGACCAGGCTCATGGTGACGCAGGAGCCGGTGGGCCCGTCCATCCTCATCACCCCGTGGAACTTCCCGCTGGCCATGGCCACCCGCAAGATCGGCCCCGCCGTGGCCGCCGGCTGCACCATGGTGTTCAAGCCCGCCAACCTCACGCCGCTGACGTCCCTGTACGTGGTGGACGTGCTGCGCGAGGCCGGCCTGCCCGACGGCGTGCTCAACGTGGTGTGCACGACCGACGCCGGCGGCGTGGTGGAGCCGTGGATCGACTCCGGGATCGCCCGCAAGCTCTCCTTCACCGGCTCCACGCCCGTCGGCCGCAAGCTGCTGGAACAGTGCTCGCGCGGCGTGCTGCGCACGTCCATGGAGCTCGGCGGGAACGCGCCGTTCGTGGTGTGCGAGGACGCGGACATGGACACCGCGGTCGACGCCGCGATGGCCGCCAAGATGCGCAACATGGGCGAGGCGTGCACGTCTGCCAACCGCATCCTCGTCCACCGGTCGGTGCTCGACGAGTTCGGCCGCCGGCTGACCGAGCGGATGGCCGCCCTCACCGTGGGCGACGGCACCGCCGAGGGCACCGACGTGGGCCCGCTGGTCGAGGAGAAGGCCGTGGACAAGGTCGCCGAGCTGGTCGACGACGCCGTGAGCCGCGGCGCCGAGGTGCTGACCGGCGGCACCCGCGGCGAGGGCCCCGGCTTCTTCTACCCGCCCACCGTCCTCACCGGCGTCACCCCGGACGCCCGGTTGATGTCCACCGAGATCTTCGGCCCCGTCGCCGCGCTCGTGCCGTTCGACACCGACGACGAGGCCGTCGCGCTGGCCAACGACACCGAGTACGGGCTGGTCTCGTTCGTCATGACCGAGAACCTCGACCGCGCGCTGACCATGTCCGAGCGGCTCCAGGCCGGCATGGTCGGCATCAACGTCGGCGTCGTCTCCAACCCGGCCGCGCCGTTCGGCGGGATCAAGCAGTCCGGGCTGGGGCGCGAGGGCGGGACGACGGGGATCGAGGAGTTCCTCGAGACCAAGCTCGTCGCGATCCCCGTGTACTGA
- a CDS encoding WhiB family transcriptional regulator, protein MQHSVLTKTDEQWAWADHGRCRDIPDLFYNGEDEAKSTRRRKEAAAKKLCAQCPVIDACRRHATYNRELYGVWGGMTEAERHRQAGRVRTG, encoded by the coding sequence ATGCAGCACAGCGTGTTGACCAAGACCGACGAGCAGTGGGCCTGGGCCGATCACGGTCGGTGCCGGGACATTCCGGACCTGTTCTACAACGGGGAGGACGAGGCCAAGTCGACGCGGCGGCGCAAGGAGGCCGCGGCCAAGAAGCTCTGCGCGCAGTGCCCCGTCATCGACGCCTGCCGCCGCCACGCCACGTACAACCGCGAGCTGTACGGCGTGTGGGGCGGGATGACCGAGGCCGAGCGCCACCGTCAGGCCGGCCGCGTCCGCACCGGCTAG
- a CDS encoding amidase, whose product MTFTLTALELAECFRDGAYSPVESAEEALDAIERVDGGINAFCHVDREATLAEARRSEERYRSGAPLGPLDGVPTSIKDIFYTRGVPTLRGSHLLADKPGAADPGSWPDDAPVTSAVHEAGCVVIGKTTTPEFAWKGVTDNTLTGITRNPHDPALTPGGSSGGAASAVAAGLGQLALGTDGGGSVRIPAAFCGIVALKPTYGVIPMFPSSPFGTLAHAGPMTRTVSDTAVFMDALLRPDPRDWSAVPARATTPGPGGYLAAATEGTRGDRPLEGLRVAYSPTLGFGRNDADVEREVTRAVGVLSDLGAHVDTVDPGVTDPVDAFHVLWFAGLAAVLAPHGPDAIERVDPSMREALGRYHDYSAADYLDAVAVRMALGARMADFHQQYDILITPTTPIPAFEAGSDVPPGWHSPDWTSWTPYTYPFNMTQQPALSVPCGTTDAGLPVGLQVVGARFEDRLVVRVGAALEAALGRVMPTPRVHAGGSGGGDR is encoded by the coding sequence ATGACATTCACCCTGACGGCGCTGGAACTCGCCGAGTGCTTCCGGGACGGCGCGTACTCCCCGGTGGAGTCGGCCGAGGAGGCGCTCGACGCCATCGAGCGGGTGGACGGGGGGATCAACGCCTTCTGCCATGTCGACCGCGAGGCGACCCTCGCCGAGGCCCGGCGCTCCGAGGAGCGGTACAGGAGCGGTGCGCCGCTCGGTCCGCTCGACGGGGTGCCCACGTCGATCAAGGACATCTTCTACACCCGGGGCGTCCCGACCCTGCGGGGCTCCCACCTGCTGGCCGACAAACCGGGTGCTGCCGATCCGGGGTCCTGGCCAGACGACGCACCGGTGACCTCCGCGGTCCACGAGGCCGGATGCGTGGTGATCGGCAAGACCACGACCCCGGAGTTCGCCTGGAAGGGCGTCACCGACAACACGCTCACCGGGATCACTCGCAACCCGCACGACCCGGCCCTGACCCCGGGCGGCTCGAGCGGCGGGGCGGCGTCGGCGGTCGCCGCCGGGCTCGGGCAACTCGCGCTGGGCACCGACGGCGGCGGCTCGGTCCGGATCCCCGCAGCGTTCTGCGGGATCGTCGCGCTCAAACCCACCTACGGGGTCATCCCGATGTTCCCCTCGAGCCCGTTCGGCACGCTCGCGCACGCCGGGCCGATGACCCGCACCGTGTCCGACACCGCCGTGTTCATGGACGCCCTGCTGCGCCCCGACCCACGGGACTGGTCCGCCGTCCCCGCGCGCGCCACCACGCCCGGTCCCGGCGGGTACCTGGCCGCGGCGACCGAGGGGACCCGCGGCGACCGCCCGCTCGAGGGCCTACGGGTCGCCTACAGTCCGACGCTGGGCTTCGGCCGTAACGATGCCGACGTCGAGCGCGAGGTCACCCGCGCGGTCGGCGTCCTCTCCGACCTCGGCGCGCACGTCGACACCGTCGACCCGGGCGTGACCGATCCCGTCGACGCGTTCCACGTCCTGTGGTTTGCGGGCCTCGCCGCGGTCCTGGCGCCGCACGGGCCGGACGCGATCGAACGCGTGGACCCGTCGATGCGCGAGGCCCTGGGCCGGTACCACGACTACTCCGCCGCCGACTATCTCGACGCGGTCGCCGTCCGCATGGCGCTGGGGGCGAGAATGGCCGATTTTCACCAGCAGTACGACATCCTCATCACGCCCACCACCCCGATCCCGGCTTTCGAAGCGGGTTCGGACGTGCCGCCGGGCTGGCACAGCCCCGACTGGACCTCGTGGACGCCCTACACTTATCCGTTCAACATGACCCAGCAGCCAGCGCTGAGCGTCCCGTGCGGGACGACCGACGCCGGACTCCCGGTGGGCCTGCAGGTGGTGGGGGCCCGCTTCGAGGACCGGCTCGTCGTCCGGGTCGGCGCCGCCCTCGAGGCCGCGCTGGGCAGGGTGATGCCCACGCCGCGGGTCCACGCCGGCGGCTCGGGGGGCGGCGACCGATGA
- a CDS encoding metal ABC transporter solute-binding protein, Zn/Mn family: MSSTPRQKRILPHRALAALAVTLLGAGSLAACGTDGQAATGEGDGPEVVASTTVYADIAEQVAGDNATVESVISDPAADPHSYEASPTDAAAVATADLVVYNGAGYDGFVDLALENADDVPVVRAVDEFTRVTGGAVADHDHSDHDHSGHDHADEEHGDDHGGAGHEHGGAGQEHGGAGENEHVWFSLPTVAAVAERVAEELAAIDAENAEEYRANARAFADALAPLEAELEEIHDRGHFPYAQTERVGAHLFDAAHLTDLTPRGFLASVENDTDPSAADLAALLDLLAERRVAFLAFNTQTETSVTTRVRDAAEEADLVVVDLTETLPEGADYLSWMTGIVDRVAGALDDAAPLADGGH, from the coding sequence GTGTCGTCGACCCCCCGCCAGAAGCGCATCCTTCCGCACAGAGCGCTGGCCGCGCTCGCGGTGACCCTGCTCGGCGCGGGGTCGCTCGCCGCCTGCGGCACCGACGGTCAGGCCGCCACGGGCGAGGGCGACGGCCCCGAGGTGGTCGCCTCGACGACCGTGTACGCCGACATCGCCGAGCAGGTGGCCGGCGACAACGCCACGGTGGAGTCCGTCATCTCCGACCCGGCGGCCGATCCGCACTCCTACGAGGCCAGCCCGACGGACGCGGCGGCCGTCGCCACCGCCGACCTGGTGGTCTACAACGGGGCCGGCTACGACGGGTTCGTGGACCTCGCGCTCGAGAACGCCGACGACGTGCCGGTCGTGCGGGCCGTCGACGAGTTCACGCGCGTCACCGGTGGCGCCGTCGCCGACCACGACCACTCCGACCACGACCACTCCGGCCACGACCACGCTGACGAGGAGCACGGCGACGACCACGGTGGCGCGGGCCACGAGCACGGTGGCGCCGGCCAGGAGCACGGTGGCGCCGGCGAAAACGAGCACGTGTGGTTCAGCCTGCCCACCGTCGCGGCCGTCGCCGAGCGCGTCGCCGAGGAACTCGCCGCGATCGACGCCGAGAACGCCGAGGAATACCGCGCCAACGCCCGCGCCTTCGCCGACGCCCTCGCGCCACTCGAGGCCGAGCTCGAGGAGATCCACGACCGCGGCCACTTCCCGTACGCCCAGACCGAGCGGGTCGGCGCGCATCTGTTCGACGCCGCACACCTGACCGACCTGACGCCGCGCGGGTTCCTCGCCTCGGTCGAGAACGACACCGACCCGTCAGCCGCCGACCTCGCCGCCCTGCTCGATCTGCTCGCCGAGCGACGGGTCGCCTTCCTGGCCTTCAACACCCAGACCGAGACATCCGTGACCACGCGCGTCCGCGACGCCGCGGAGGAGGCGGACCTCGTCGTCGTCGACCTCACCGAGACCCTCCCCGAGGGCGCCGACTACCTGAGCTGGATGACCGGGATCGTCGACCGGGTGGCCGGCGCGCTCGACGACGCCGCCCCGCTGGCCGACGGTGGGCACTGA
- the ehuB gene encoding ectoine/hydroxyectoine ABC transporter substrate-binding protein EhuB, producing the protein MVAAVAVAALALTGCTSTDTDDDSSLLQTLQERGSVTVGFAGEAPYSFMENGELTGATVALHREIFGNLGIETVEGVNADFGALIPGLQANRFDVVSAGMSILPERCEQAAFSEPEFNYTTALMVTEGNPMNLTDMQSVADSGARLATMTGAIESDYATELGIESMQVATPQDGMDAVTSGRADVFALTGISLNWMKNNNPDAPVEVTQSFVAEINGVPQVGAGGTVFRTDDQELLDAYNEELAKITSDPEKYLSIVGEFGFTEEEMPDPELTTADLCAGVE; encoded by the coding sequence ATGGTCGCCGCCGTCGCGGTGGCCGCGCTGGCGCTCACGGGATGTACCTCGACGGACACCGACGACGACTCCAGCCTGCTGCAGACGCTGCAGGAGCGCGGCAGCGTCACGGTCGGCTTCGCCGGAGAGGCGCCGTACTCGTTCATGGAGAACGGGGAGCTGACCGGCGCGACCGTGGCGCTGCACCGCGAGATCTTCGGCAATCTCGGCATCGAGACCGTCGAGGGCGTGAACGCCGACTTCGGCGCCCTCATCCCCGGCCTGCAGGCCAACCGGTTCGACGTGGTCAGCGCGGGGATGTCGATCCTGCCGGAGCGGTGCGAGCAGGCCGCGTTCAGTGAGCCGGAGTTCAACTACACCACCGCCCTCATGGTCACCGAGGGCAACCCGATGAACCTCACCGACATGCAGTCGGTGGCGGACAGCGGGGCGCGGCTGGCGACAATGACGGGCGCGATCGAGTCCGACTACGCGACTGAGCTGGGCATCGAGTCCATGCAGGTCGCCACCCCGCAGGACGGGATGGACGCGGTGACGTCCGGACGCGCCGACGTCTTCGCGCTGACCGGGATCTCGCTCAACTGGATGAAGAACAACAACCCCGACGCGCCCGTCGAGGTCACCCAGTCGTTCGTCGCCGAGATCAACGGCGTGCCGCAGGTCGGCGCCGGCGGCACGGTGTTCCGCACCGACGACCAGGAACTGCTGGACGCCTACAACGAGGAACTGGCGAAGATCACGTCCGACCCGGAGAAGTACCTCTCCATCGTGGGCGAGTTCGGGTTCACGGAAGAAGAGATGCCCGATCCCGAACTGACGACCGCCGACCTGTGCGCCGGGGTCGAGTAG
- the ehuD gene encoding ectoine/hydroxyectoine ABC transporter permease subunit EhuD, producing the protein MSVDWSWERAAEAVPVLLEGFRITLLATVVGFLIAAALGLVVAVLRRAAPAVITVPLRMVTEFIRLTPLVVQLLFAYFLLPQFTALQIGIGVIGVHYATYMAEVYRAGIDAVPRGQWEAAQALSLPAGRTWRAVVLPQAIRNTVPALGNYAISLFKDTPFLFAITVVEMVTAAQQYGARNFQYLEPITLAGVIFLLASYPTSILIRRLEKSLAY; encoded by the coding sequence ATGAGTGTCGACTGGAGTTGGGAACGCGCCGCCGAGGCCGTGCCCGTCCTGCTCGAGGGCTTCAGGATCACGCTGCTCGCCACCGTGGTCGGATTCCTCATCGCCGCCGCGCTGGGGCTGGTCGTGGCGGTGCTCCGTCGGGCCGCGCCCGCGGTGATCACCGTGCCCCTGCGGATGGTGACCGAGTTCATCCGGCTCACCCCGCTCGTGGTGCAGCTGCTGTTCGCCTACTTCCTGCTCCCGCAGTTCACCGCGCTGCAGATCGGCATCGGCGTGATCGGCGTGCACTACGCGACCTACATGGCGGAGGTGTACCGCGCGGGCATCGACGCCGTGCCGCGCGGACAGTGGGAGGCGGCGCAGGCGCTGTCCCTGCCCGCGGGGCGGACGTGGCGGGCGGTCGTGCTCCCGCAGGCGATCCGTAACACCGTCCCGGCGCTCGGCAACTACGCGATCTCGCTGTTCAAGGACACCCCGTTCCTGTTCGCCATCACCGTGGTGGAGATGGTCACGGCAGCGCAGCAGTACGGTGCCCGGAACTTCCAGTACCTCGAGCCGATCACGCTCGCCGGCGTGATCTTCCTCCTCGCGAGCTACCCGACATCGATTCTCATCCGGAGACTGGAGAAGTCCCTTGCCTACTGA
- the otsB gene encoding trehalose-phosphatase, translated as MTPPETLDEALRRAAAAPTLVVACDYDGTLAPFVDDPTSAVPAPGAADALARLADLPRTTVALLSGRNRAALCEVSGAGAPVVLVGSHGSEWEGGFDSPLDDDEVALLERVRSELEDIVSRTPGAHVETKPTAAVLHVRPVPDPAARDRAQSEAMAGPAALDGVFVTEGKNVVEIAVREASKGAAIEKMVEQTGAEVALFIGDDVTDERGFTRLRPQDVGIKVGEGETAAAHRVADIPAVVELLDTLADLRS; from the coding sequence ATGACGCCACCCGAGACGCTCGACGAGGCCCTCCGACGCGCTGCCGCGGCGCCCACCCTGGTGGTGGCGTGCGACTACGACGGCACGCTCGCGCCGTTCGTCGACGACCCCACCAGCGCCGTACCCGCGCCCGGTGCCGCGGACGCGCTGGCGCGCCTCGCGGACCTGCCCCGCACGACCGTGGCGCTGCTGTCGGGCCGCAACCGCGCCGCCCTGTGCGAGGTGAGCGGCGCGGGCGCCCCGGTGGTGCTGGTGGGGAGCCACGGGTCGGAGTGGGAGGGCGGGTTCGACTCACCCCTCGACGACGACGAGGTGGCGCTCCTCGAGCGGGTGCGCTCCGAGCTGGAGGACATCGTCTCCCGCACCCCCGGCGCCCACGTCGAGACCAAGCCCACCGCCGCCGTCCTGCACGTCCGGCCGGTGCCGGATCCCGCCGCGCGCGACCGTGCGCAGTCCGAGGCGATGGCCGGGCCGGCCGCCCTCGACGGGGTGTTCGTCACCGAGGGTAAGAACGTCGTGGAGATCGCCGTCCGCGAGGCGAGCAAGGGCGCGGCCATCGAGAAGATGGTCGAGCAGACCGGCGCCGAGGTCGCGCTGTTCATCGGCGACGACGTCACCGACGAGCGCGGCTTCACCCGCCTGCGCCCGCAGGACGTGGGCATCAAGGTCGGCGAGGGCGAGACCGCGGCCGCCCACCGCGTGGCCGACATCCCCGCGGTGGTCGAGCTGCTCGACACCCTCGCCGACCTGCGCAGCTGA
- a CDS encoding GntR family transcriptional regulator: protein MTTSVPEPGAGPAAVPAAESAPDHAPSLAPVVRESTPSLIARTLRRAISDGTFAPGTQLGEAGLARSLGVSRGPLREAMQRLTQEGLLVSHRNRGLFVADLTPEAVEDMYLLRTTVETAALDRVLDLGLGADTADALDAAVDAMAALADEPRSAAMVAADLDFHHALVEAARSPRLSRVHETVLVETSMCLRAMRGTYSDAASRLAEHRAIADAVRAADPGPARALLVDHMRDGLARVLGSGAAV, encoded by the coding sequence ATGACGACTTCCGTCCCGGAACCCGGCGCCGGGCCGGCCGCGGTGCCCGCTGCGGAGTCCGCCCCTGATCACGCCCCGAGCCTGGCCCCCGTCGTCCGCGAGTCGACGCCCTCGCTCATCGCGCGGACGCTCCGGCGGGCGATCTCCGACGGCACGTTCGCCCCGGGCACCCAGCTCGGCGAGGCCGGGTTGGCGCGTTCCCTCGGCGTGAGCCGCGGCCCGCTGCGCGAGGCGATGCAGCGACTGACGCAGGAGGGGCTCCTGGTTTCCCACCGCAACCGCGGGCTCTTCGTCGCCGACCTGACCCCCGAGGCCGTCGAGGACATGTACCTGCTGCGCACGACGGTCGAGACGGCCGCCCTCGACCGGGTGCTCGACCTCGGTCTGGGGGCCGACACGGCCGACGCTCTCGACGCCGCCGTCGACGCCATGGCCGCCCTCGCCGACGAGCCGCGATCCGCGGCCATGGTCGCGGCGGATCTGGACTTCCACCACGCCCTCGTCGAGGCCGCGCGGAGCCCGCGGCTGTCACGCGTGCACGAGACGGTGCTGGTCGAGACGAGCATGTGCCTGCGCGCCATGCGCGGTACGTATTCGGACGCCGCGTCCAGGCTCGCCGAGCACCGCGCGATCGCCGACGCGGTCCGCGCGGCGGACCCGGGCCCGGCGCGCGCGCTGCTGGTGGACCACATGAGGGACGGGCTCGCCCGGGTCCTCGGATCCGGCGCGGCGGTCTGA
- the ehuC gene encoding ectoine/hydroxyectoine ABC transporter permease subunit EhuC, translated as MDSNIDAFLEAWPRFQEGIVTTIYLTLGGAALAFALALVLGVAAGSRFMLIRGVSRTIVEFFRGTSLLVQLFWLFFVLPLLGYELDPLFCGILALGLNYGAYAAEVVRGSLAAVPAPQWEAALALNFTSWQRLYRVVFPQAWVQMIPPLNNLLIQLLKGSALASFILLQDLTFHIGELRRVTGDTVFAFGVGLVLYFLIAYVLTLFMNMLEVGAKSRLGVGPSMREVLSLRPERVDEAVGVGR; from the coding sequence GTGGACAGTAATATCGATGCCTTCCTGGAGGCGTGGCCACGCTTCCAGGAAGGCATCGTCACCACCATCTACCTCACTCTCGGTGGCGCGGCCCTCGCGTTCGCGCTGGCGCTCGTGCTCGGTGTCGCGGCGGGCTCCCGCTTCATGCTCATCCGCGGGGTGTCGAGGACGATCGTCGAGTTCTTCCGCGGGACCTCCCTCCTGGTGCAGCTGTTCTGGCTGTTCTTCGTCCTGCCGCTGCTCGGCTACGAACTCGACCCGCTGTTCTGCGGGATCCTGGCGCTGGGGCTCAACTACGGCGCCTACGCGGCCGAGGTGGTCCGCGGGTCGCTGGCGGCCGTGCCGGCCCCGCAGTGGGAGGCCGCACTGGCCCTGAACTTCACGTCGTGGCAGCGCCTGTACCGGGTCGTGTTCCCGCAGGCGTGGGTGCAGATGATCCCGCCGCTCAACAATCTGCTGATCCAGCTGCTCAAGGGAAGCGCACTGGCCAGCTTCATCCTGCTCCAGGACCTGACCTTCCACATCGGCGAGCTGCGGCGGGTCACCGGCGACACCGTCTTCGCCTTCGGGGTCGGACTGGTGCTGTACTTCCTCATCGCCTACGTCCTCACCCTGTTCATGAACATGCTCGAGGTCGGCGCGAAGTCCCGACTCGGGGTCGGGCCGTCGATGCGTGAGGTTCTGAGTCTGCGACCCGAACGGGTCGACGAGGCAGTGGGGGTCGGACGATGA
- the ehuA gene encoding ectoine/hydroxyectoine ABC transporter ATP-binding protein EhuA has translation MVVFEKVVKKFGDHTVLDHLDFTVRRGERVALIGPSGSGKTTILRLLMTIESVDDGVIWVEGEPLTHQLRDGKLVRPSQKHLRAVRSKIGMVFQQFNLFPNMTVLRNITEAPIHVLGRSKEEAEARARELLATVGLSDKENAHPTTLSGGQQQRVAIARALAMDPDILLLDEVTSALDPELVADVLGVLRMIAESTDITMLIVTHEMGFARDVADRVLVFDKGKIVEEGTPEAIFTDPQQERTRTFLKAVLDR, from the coding sequence ATGGTGGTGTTCGAGAAGGTGGTCAAGAAGTTCGGCGACCACACCGTCCTGGACCACCTCGACTTCACCGTCCGACGCGGTGAGCGCGTGGCGCTGATCGGCCCGAGTGGATCGGGCAAGACGACGATCCTGCGGCTGCTGATGACGATCGAGTCGGTGGACGACGGTGTGATCTGGGTGGAGGGCGAGCCGCTGACCCACCAGCTCAGGGACGGCAAGCTGGTCAGACCCTCCCAGAAGCACCTGCGTGCCGTCCGCTCGAAGATCGGCATGGTGTTCCAGCAGTTCAACCTGTTCCCCAACATGACGGTGCTGAGGAACATCACCGAGGCTCCCATCCACGTCCTGGGGCGCTCCAAGGAGGAGGCGGAGGCGCGGGCGCGGGAACTCCTGGCGACCGTGGGGCTCTCCGACAAGGAGAACGCCCACCCCACCACTCTCTCGGGCGGCCAGCAGCAGCGTGTCGCCATCGCCCGCGCGCTCGCCATGGACCCCGACATCCTGCTGCTCGACGAGGTCACCTCGGCGCTCGACCCGGAGCTGGTGGCGGACGTGCTCGGGGTTCTGCGGATGATCGCCGAATCCACCGACATCACGATGCTCATCGTCACCCACGAAATGGGCTTCGCCCGCGACGTCGCCGACCGCGTGCTCGTGTTCGACAAGGGCAAGATCGTCGAGGAGGGGACGCCGGAGGCGATCTTCACCGACCCGCAGCAGGAGCGGACCCGCACGTTCCTCAAGGCCGTCCTCGACCGCTGA
- a CDS encoding response regulator transcription factor, which translates to MPVTVTVLNDYPLVIAGVEALLGPYADRVTLLPGHGDTRVPEPVDVVLFDTFGSGPGWQDQCAQLAREPHVGAVVVYSFITDPRAVDEAVAAGARGFLAKSLVGEELVAGIERIAAGETLTAAARDGDTGPYAVWPTGDSGLSPREAEMLALIAQGLSNEDIASACYLSINTVKSYIRDAYRKICVTTRPQAVAWALKNGFEPVH; encoded by the coding sequence ATGCCTGTGACGGTCACGGTCCTCAACGATTATCCGCTGGTCATCGCCGGTGTGGAGGCGCTGCTGGGCCCGTACGCGGACCGTGTGACGCTTCTGCCCGGACACGGCGACACACGCGTGCCCGAGCCCGTCGACGTGGTGCTGTTCGACACGTTCGGTTCCGGACCCGGATGGCAGGACCAGTGCGCCCAGCTGGCGCGTGAGCCGCATGTCGGCGCCGTGGTCGTGTACTCGTTCATCACCGACCCCCGCGCCGTGGACGAGGCGGTCGCGGCGGGCGCGCGCGGCTTCCTCGCCAAGTCGCTGGTCGGCGAGGAGCTCGTCGCGGGGATCGAACGCATCGCGGCCGGGGAGACCCTGACCGCGGCGGCCCGCGATGGGGACACCGGACCGTACGCCGTGTGGCCCACCGGGGACTCCGGGCTGTCCCCGCGCGAGGCCGAGATGCTCGCGCTCATCGCACAGGGACTGTCCAACGAGGACATCGCCTCGGCCTGCTACCTGTCGATCAACACCGTGAAGTCCTACATCCGGGACGCCTACCGCAAGATCTGCGTGACGACCCGGCCGCAGGCGGTCGCCTGGGCTCTGAAGAACGGGTTCGAACCCGTCCACTGA